The following proteins are encoded in a genomic region of Paraburkholderia flagellata:
- a CDS encoding MFS transporter, whose amino-acid sequence MKTFERVVDTQAFIDGQRFSPFQWVILVLCFLVVAADGYDTAAIGFIAPSLVQQWGIARVALGPVMSAALVGLGIGAVLAGPLADRLGRKTVLVLSVAFFGLWSLAAAFAGTVESLTVLRFCTGLGLGAAMPNAVTLMSEYAPTRVRAVVVNTMFCGFSTGLALGGFASAWLIPHFGWQSVLVAGGIGPVVLTVLLILLLPESVQFMAVRQRADAKIARILGRIAPGMTFGGCRFVAPEGGVSGKRESAIRVVLSRQYRFGTLMLWLAYFMGLLIYYLLTNWLPTLFRDTGFSGARAALMTSLFPLGGVLGNLCVGWFMDRRNANRVIAATYVLAAVMVLLVGRGVGHQLWLGTLIFLTGTLVTSAVTSMSALAAAFYPTHGRATGVAWMLGVGRIGGVAGALVGAALMGFGWQIGSVFSLLAVPALVSACALFVMIGRGAAASQTRAQQSVPMH is encoded by the coding sequence ATGAAGACCTTCGAACGCGTCGTCGATACCCAGGCCTTCATAGACGGCCAACGGTTCTCGCCATTTCAGTGGGTCATTCTCGTGCTGTGCTTTCTCGTGGTCGCCGCTGACGGCTACGACACGGCAGCCATCGGCTTCATCGCGCCGTCGCTCGTGCAGCAGTGGGGCATTGCGCGCGTCGCGCTCGGTCCGGTGATGAGCGCGGCGCTGGTCGGGCTCGGCATCGGCGCAGTGCTGGCCGGCCCGCTCGCAGACCGGCTCGGACGCAAGACCGTGCTGGTGCTTTCCGTGGCCTTCTTCGGACTTTGGAGTCTTGCGGCGGCATTCGCCGGCACCGTCGAGTCGCTGACCGTGCTGCGCTTCTGCACGGGTCTCGGCCTCGGCGCTGCCATGCCGAACGCCGTCACGCTGATGTCCGAATATGCGCCGACGCGCGTGCGCGCGGTTGTCGTCAATACGATGTTCTGTGGCTTTTCCACTGGCCTTGCGCTCGGCGGATTCGCGTCTGCATGGCTGATTCCGCATTTTGGCTGGCAAAGCGTGCTGGTCGCGGGTGGTATCGGGCCGGTCGTGCTTACGGTTCTGCTGATCCTGCTGTTGCCGGAGTCCGTTCAGTTCATGGCGGTACGCCAACGTGCCGACGCGAAAATCGCACGCATCCTCGGCCGTATTGCACCTGGCATGACGTTCGGTGGCTGCCGCTTCGTCGCGCCTGAGGGCGGCGTGAGCGGGAAGCGTGAATCGGCGATTCGCGTTGTCCTGTCGCGCCAGTACCGCTTCGGGACATTGATGTTGTGGCTCGCGTACTTCATGGGCCTGCTGATCTATTACCTGCTTACCAACTGGCTGCCCACGCTGTTTCGCGACACGGGCTTCTCCGGCGCGCGTGCAGCCCTGATGACGTCGCTTTTCCCGCTTGGCGGCGTGCTGGGCAACCTGTGCGTCGGCTGGTTCATGGACCGCCGCAATGCCAATCGCGTGATCGCAGCAACGTATGTGCTCGCCGCAGTCATGGTCCTGCTGGTGGGACGCGGTGTCGGCCACCAGTTGTGGCTCGGCACGCTCATCTTCCTGACAGGGACGTTGGTGACGAGCGCAGTCACCTCGATGTCCGCACTGGCCGCCGCGTTTTATCCGACGCACGGACGAGCGACGGGCGTTGCCTGGATGCTCGGCGTGGGGCGCATAGGGGGAGTAGCAGGGGCACTGGTCGGCGCGGCTCTGATGGGCTTCGGCTGGCAGATCGGCTCCGTGTTCAGCCTGCTTGCCGTGCCGGCGCTGGTGTCCGCGTGCGCGCTGTTCGTGATGATCGGGCGTGGCGCAGCCGCTTCACAAACGCGTGCACAGCAAAGCGTGCCGATGCACTAG
- a CDS encoding porin: MKRKLLALAPLCLYGASAWAQSSLTLYGVLDEGIMFNSNVATGPSKGGQKWYLDSLNGMYGSRWGMKGAEDLGGGTRAIFTLESGVNLNSGAAGQGGLQFGRQAAVGLSNQRFGDLTLGRQYDSVVNYAQAVTIQGYLASEVFQHPGDFDNTANSLRTNNAIRYASPNINGLTFGATWSVGGQPGNISGNGGYSAGAAYSNGVVTLAAAYLYFKNPTAATAGQGFFTSNGSGTQLTGILNKAYASANSYQVAVAGGLYTIGPVQIGASWSNIEYGDIVALGGASARFNNVDAGVKWSVTPVFSLGAAYDYAKGNNVRTSEGANVGNQHFNQFSVMADYFLSKRTDLYAEGAYQIAAGTSSTGAPAVANIGNAGDSSNTRQALVRAAIRHRF, encoded by the coding sequence ATGAAAAGGAAGCTTCTTGCATTGGCCCCGCTTTGCCTGTACGGCGCATCGGCCTGGGCGCAAAGCAGTCTGACGCTGTACGGTGTGCTGGATGAAGGCATCATGTTCAACAGCAACGTCGCCACGGGGCCGTCGAAAGGCGGGCAAAAGTGGTACCTCGACTCGCTCAACGGCATGTACGGCAGCCGTTGGGGCATGAAGGGTGCCGAGGACCTGGGTGGTGGCACGCGTGCGATCTTCACGCTCGAATCCGGCGTGAACCTGAATTCGGGCGCCGCAGGGCAAGGGGGACTCCAGTTCGGACGCCAGGCAGCCGTCGGCTTGAGCAACCAGCGCTTTGGTGACCTCACGCTGGGGCGGCAGTACGATTCGGTTGTCAACTATGCGCAAGCGGTCACGATTCAGGGCTATCTCGCGAGCGAAGTCTTCCAGCATCCGGGCGACTTCGACAACACCGCGAACTCGCTGCGCACCAACAACGCGATTCGTTACGCGAGCCCCAACATCAATGGACTCACGTTTGGCGCCACCTGGAGCGTGGGCGGCCAGCCCGGCAATATCAGCGGCAACGGCGGCTATTCGGCCGGCGCGGCGTACTCCAACGGCGTGGTGACCCTGGCGGCCGCTTACCTCTACTTCAAGAATCCGACCGCGGCCACCGCGGGCCAGGGGTTCTTCACGAGCAACGGCAGCGGAACGCAGTTGACCGGCATCCTGAACAAGGCTTATGCAAGCGCGAATTCGTATCAGGTCGCGGTAGCGGGCGGGCTGTACACGATTGGGCCGGTGCAGATCGGCGCGTCGTGGTCGAACATCGAGTACGGCGATATCGTGGCACTGGGCGGTGCAAGTGCGCGGTTCAATAACGTTGATGCGGGTGTCAAGTGGTCGGTCACGCCGGTATTCAGTCTCGGCGCGGCCTATGATTACGCGAAAGGCAACAATGTCCGCACGTCGGAAGGCGCAAACGTCGGCAATCAGCATTTCAACCAGTTCAGCGTGATGGCCGACTACTTTCTTTCGAAGCGAACCGACCTCTACGCCGAGGGCGCGTACCAGATCGCGGCGGGTACGTCGTCCACTGGTGCGCCTGCAGTGGCGAACATCGGCAATGCCGGCGACTCGTCGAACACCCGCCAGGCGCTCGTGCGCGCCGCTATTCGCCACAGGTTCTGA
- a CDS encoding helix-turn-helix domain-containing protein translates to MKHPAQHDIPVFKLYGEGPDWSTLDLLHCESIPERSSLHDWEIRQHRHADLAQILYVQKGVAELEIEGEKTRINTPSVQVVPPMCVHGFQFSPEVDGYVVTVAAPLMNWLQQQIDAPRRVLEHPGCYSVGDDLPYLNTLCGRLNQEYGLPAPSRDLMLRSLVSALVVWVSRQDQQGEERGELQDRGQAYLRAFSGLIEKHYREHYPISRYAERLGVTPVYLNMVCQRIAGKSALALVHQRLLLEAKRSLTYTALNINQVSDFLGFTEPAYFTRFFKRFTGVTPNAFRKRK, encoded by the coding sequence ATGAAACATCCGGCGCAGCACGACATCCCCGTTTTCAAGTTATACGGCGAAGGGCCGGACTGGAGCACGCTCGATTTGCTGCACTGCGAGTCGATACCCGAACGAAGCAGCCTTCACGACTGGGAAATCCGGCAGCACCGGCACGCGGACCTCGCGCAAATTCTGTACGTTCAGAAAGGCGTGGCGGAACTCGAAATTGAGGGCGAGAAGACAAGGATAAACACGCCATCGGTCCAGGTCGTCCCGCCAATGTGCGTGCACGGCTTCCAGTTCTCTCCGGAAGTCGACGGATACGTGGTGACTGTCGCCGCGCCGTTGATGAACTGGCTTCAGCAGCAAATCGACGCGCCGCGCCGCGTGCTCGAGCACCCGGGCTGTTATTCGGTCGGCGACGACCTGCCTTACCTGAACACGCTGTGCGGCCGGTTGAATCAGGAATACGGCCTTCCCGCGCCTTCAAGGGACCTGATGCTCCGGTCGCTCGTGAGCGCGCTCGTCGTATGGGTCAGTCGTCAGGATCAGCAAGGCGAGGAAAGGGGCGAACTTCAGGATCGTGGCCAAGCCTACCTTAGGGCGTTCTCCGGTCTGATCGAAAAACACTACCGCGAACATTATCCAATCAGCCGCTACGCCGAACGCTTAGGCGTGACACCGGTGTATTTGAATATGGTTTGTCAACGAATAGCCGGAAAAAGCGCCCTCGCCCTCGTCCATCAGCGATTGCTGCTAGAGGCCAAGCGCAGTCTCACCTACACCGCACTCAATATCAATCAGGTATCCGATTTCCTGGGCTTCACGGAGCCTGCGTATTTCACGCGATTCTTCAAGCGATTCACCGGCGTGACGCCAAACGCTTTTCGCAAGCGAAAATGA
- the pobA gene encoding 4-hydroxybenzoate 3-monooxygenase encodes MKTRVAIIGAGPSGLLLGQLLHKAGIDNVILERQSGEYVLGRIRAGVLEQGMVDLMREAGVSERMDAEGLVHDGIELVFGGRRDRIDLKQLTGGSSVLVYGQTEVTRDLMAAREASGATTIYEAANVQLHDVKGEAPYVTFEKNGETYRLDCDYIAGCDGFHGVSRKTIPAEVLTHYERVYPFGWLGMLSDTPPVNHELIYAHHERGFVLCSQRSTTRSRYYLQVPLTEKVEDWSDERFWDELKTRLPQDVAEKIVTGPSLEKSIAPLRSYVVEPMQYGKLFLVGDAAHIVPPTGAKGLNLAASDVSTLYRILNRVYRDGRTDLLEKYSQIALRRVWKAERFSWFMTNLLHEFSDRDAFDKRMQRTDYDYYTTSDAGLKTIAENYVGLPYEPIE; translated from the coding sequence ATGAAGACCAGAGTAGCGATCATCGGCGCCGGGCCGTCCGGCCTGCTTTTGGGACAGTTGTTGCACAAGGCGGGCATCGACAACGTCATCCTCGAACGTCAAAGCGGCGAATACGTGCTTGGCCGAATCCGTGCGGGCGTGCTCGAGCAGGGCATGGTCGACCTGATGCGCGAAGCGGGCGTGAGCGAGCGTATGGATGCGGAAGGGTTGGTCCACGACGGCATCGAGCTCGTGTTCGGTGGGCGACGTGACCGGATCGACCTGAAGCAGCTCACGGGGGGCTCGTCGGTGCTGGTGTACGGCCAGACCGAAGTGACGCGCGATTTGATGGCGGCGCGCGAGGCAAGCGGCGCGACCACGATCTACGAAGCGGCCAATGTTCAGTTGCACGACGTGAAAGGCGAAGCGCCTTACGTCACATTCGAAAAGAACGGCGAGACATACCGTCTGGATTGCGATTACATCGCGGGCTGCGATGGCTTTCATGGCGTTTCGCGCAAGACGATCCCTGCGGAAGTGCTCACGCATTACGAGCGCGTCTATCCGTTTGGCTGGCTCGGCATGCTGTCCGATACTCCGCCTGTCAATCACGAACTGATTTACGCACATCACGAGCGCGGCTTTGTGCTGTGCAGCCAGCGTTCGACGACTCGCAGCCGTTACTACCTGCAAGTGCCGTTGACCGAGAAAGTCGAGGACTGGTCCGACGAACGCTTCTGGGATGAGCTGAAAACGCGCTTGCCACAAGACGTGGCGGAGAAGATCGTCACAGGTCCCTCGCTCGAGAAGAGCATCGCGCCGCTGCGCAGCTATGTGGTTGAGCCGATGCAGTACGGCAAGCTGTTTCTCGTTGGTGACGCGGCGCATATCGTGCCGCCGACCGGCGCGAAGGGCTTGAATCTCGCCGCAAGCGACGTGAGCACGCTGTATCGGATTTTGAATCGCGTCTACCGCGACGGCCGTACCGATCTGCTGGAAAAGTATTCGCAGATCGCGCTGCGCCGCGTGTGGAAGGCAGAACGTTTCTCGTGGTTCATGACGAACCTCCTGCACGAGTTTTCGGACCGCGATGCCTTCGACAAGCGCATGCAGCGCACCGACTACGATTACTACACGACTTCCGATGCCGGCCTCAAGACGATCGCGGAAAACTACGTTGGTTTGCCATACGAACCGATTGAATGA
- a CDS encoding TadG family pilus assembly protein — MTDDLKNLAMREDYRRWLSELWDVASANPTLVAPGATAPTPTSTYLPEPAVKVTVTRSGTSNTVVKLLLAEFLGVPTANASATSVAVISPPTGVPAGALFPMVMDQCVYNQYWNPATNSPVTSGGCR, encoded by the coding sequence ATGACAGACGACCTTAAAAACCTCGCCATGCGTGAGGACTACCGCCGCTGGCTGTCCGAGCTCTGGGACGTCGCCTCAGCGAATCCGACACTAGTCGCACCGGGCGCGACCGCCCCGACGCCCACGAGTACCTACCTGCCAGAACCCGCGGTCAAGGTGACCGTGACGCGCAGTGGCACGAGCAATACCGTGGTCAAGCTGCTCCTCGCCGAATTCCTGGGAGTGCCAACGGCGAACGCCAGTGCAACGTCCGTCGCCGTCATCTCGCCGCCCACGGGGGTGCCCGCAGGAGCGCTGTTTCCAATGGTGATGGATCAGTGCGTGTACAACCAGTACTGGAATCCGGCCACGAATTCGCCAGTCACTTCGGGGGGGTGCCGGTAG
- a CDS encoding site-specific integrase produces MSRFPATKSSFQGQEADDVIEILCAELPDLPPVIRYYDDFNDRPRSIRAPLEQPVFELLINGNRVNVDFSRLDAQRAFVFKHVFIAILGQDLSVATAALYVSYAHHLNAADVVALLRAGPAGIGPVWAALRARCMPVHVYLCAKCLLHLLCTYRLFGWSVEYRAYLHTALPLPTRDAHAGVRSGDVFLGADEEAAIVRYLDEMAATLAVSSVPSVSFDDICDAGMLLCAYQFGMRPIQIAMLARRNVRIWEDTPEGLPTVHLTFHMAKQRNGSKKKPLTRRVKREWAPIFVAIDARWTARDDANSGRLFPVRSNYETGSRIASLVRKLIGSEELGTATDLRHTAAQRLVDAGASHEELAEFLGHSYVQTGLVYFRTSASHAERVNRALGASDVYRRVAKFAHDRFISPEELTLLKGEQQIAGVPHGIPIAGIGGCTSGQPACPYNPVTSCYGCRKFMPLHDRAMHESVLASMREVVMFFEQSSRGDAQSPTYLQLQRTIAEIQMVIGELEDESR; encoded by the coding sequence ATGAGCAGGTTTCCGGCAACAAAAAGCTCGTTCCAGGGGCAAGAGGCGGATGACGTCATCGAGATACTTTGCGCGGAACTGCCGGACCTGCCACCAGTCATCCGTTACTACGACGACTTCAACGACCGGCCCCGTTCCATCCGGGCTCCGCTCGAGCAGCCAGTGTTCGAATTGCTGATTAACGGCAATCGCGTCAACGTTGACTTCTCGCGGCTGGATGCGCAACGTGCATTCGTCTTCAAGCACGTCTTTATTGCCATTCTCGGGCAGGACCTGAGCGTTGCAACGGCCGCGCTTTACGTCTCCTATGCCCATCACCTGAACGCAGCTGACGTGGTAGCCCTCTTGCGTGCGGGCCCCGCTGGTATCGGTCCTGTCTGGGCCGCCTTGCGAGCCCGGTGCATGCCTGTGCACGTGTATCTGTGCGCGAAGTGCTTGCTCCATCTGCTATGTACGTATCGCCTGTTTGGATGGTCAGTCGAATACCGCGCCTACCTTCACACGGCTCTACCCTTGCCTACCCGTGACGCGCACGCTGGCGTCCGCTCGGGAGACGTATTTCTCGGCGCCGACGAAGAAGCTGCAATCGTGCGATATCTGGACGAAATGGCCGCCACTCTCGCCGTATCATCGGTGCCATCGGTATCATTCGACGACATTTGCGACGCGGGCATGTTGCTGTGCGCGTACCAGTTCGGTATGCGTCCGATCCAGATAGCGATGCTCGCCAGGAGAAATGTGCGGATCTGGGAGGATACCCCGGAGGGACTGCCCACGGTTCACCTGACCTTCCACATGGCCAAGCAGCGCAACGGCTCGAAGAAAAAACCGCTGACGCGCCGGGTCAAGCGCGAATGGGCTCCGATCTTCGTTGCCATCGACGCGCGATGGACTGCCAGGGACGATGCGAATTCCGGGCGTCTCTTCCCTGTCCGGTCGAACTACGAAACGGGATCGCGAATCGCCTCTCTCGTGAGGAAATTGATCGGTTCGGAAGAGCTTGGCACGGCCACGGACCTGCGACATACGGCAGCCCAGAGGCTGGTTGACGCGGGCGCGAGCCACGAAGAACTTGCCGAGTTCCTGGGGCATTCATACGTGCAGACCGGATTGGTCTACTTCAGGACTTCAGCCTCCCACGCGGAGCGTGTCAACCGGGCGCTGGGTGCATCGGATGTCTATCGACGCGTCGCAAAGTTCGCGCACGACCGGTTCATCTCCCCGGAAGAGCTCACCTTGCTCAAGGGTGAGCAGCAAATCGCCGGTGTGCCTCACGGCATCCCGATCGCAGGTATCGGCGGCTGCACGTCGGGACAGCCAGCGTGCCCCTACAACCCGGTGACGTCATGCTACGGCTGCAGGAAGTTCATGCCCTTGCATGACAGGGCAATGCATGAGAGCGTGCTGGCCTCGATGCGCGAGGTGGTCATGTTCTTCGAGCAAAGCTCGCGTGGCGACGCCCAATCTCCGACCTATCTCCAGTTGCAGCGCACGATCGCCGAAATCCAGATGGTCATTGGCGAGCTTGAGGACGAGAGCCGATGA
- a CDS encoding site-specific integrase, with product MSSAQLADSTHVKALRYIENLYQHADQLRGEASLDVALGTLNDEVLAEILESWFVSIRNQPDGTAIDEKRWQTGLAFVTAIVTWVSRSQAADDRIRRIEKQLTRLSTLYSQLHVRRVRSIEAVRSLPASTVKALYEILDPESSGSPFAREQTRWRAFIAFVLMLHQGLRRGEILLLPVDAIKSAYDDRQGRTRYWLNVQENEYEDLNDDPRYSKPGIKTAHSIRQVPVSELTASLVQSYAENYRGRPQHSFLLNSQAGLPLSTEALTKMFAQVSRCLPAPVLKELKERTGKESVTPHDLRHTSAAVRLHQLLEQGDAMDEAIQKLRTFFGWSKTSSMPSRYARAVFEDRLAGVWNDAFDDRIALLRALPKGH from the coding sequence ATGTCGTCGGCTCAGTTGGCCGATTCGACGCACGTCAAGGCGCTACGCTACATCGAAAACCTGTATCAACACGCCGACCAGCTTCGCGGCGAGGCGTCGCTGGACGTCGCGCTGGGAACGCTGAACGACGAGGTGCTGGCCGAGATTCTTGAGTCATGGTTCGTATCGATCCGCAATCAGCCTGACGGCACCGCCATAGATGAAAAGCGTTGGCAGACCGGCTTGGCGTTCGTCACAGCAATTGTGACGTGGGTGTCCAGGAGTCAGGCTGCTGACGACAGAATTCGGCGCATTGAAAAACAGCTGACCCGGCTTTCGACGCTTTACAGCCAGCTTCACGTTCGCAGAGTCAGGTCGATCGAGGCCGTCCGTTCATTGCCGGCGAGCACGGTCAAGGCGCTGTACGAAATTCTGGATCCCGAATCATCCGGGAGTCCGTTCGCGCGTGAGCAGACCCGCTGGCGTGCCTTCATCGCGTTTGTATTGATGCTGCATCAGGGACTGCGTCGCGGCGAAATCCTGCTGTTACCTGTCGACGCGATAAAGAGTGCCTACGACGACAGGCAAGGCCGAACGCGATACTGGCTCAACGTTCAGGAAAACGAGTACGAGGACCTGAACGATGACCCGCGTTACTCGAAACCTGGCATCAAGACCGCGCATTCGATCCGTCAGGTTCCGGTCAGTGAATTGACCGCGAGCTTGGTGCAATCGTACGCGGAAAACTATCGTGGCCGACCGCAGCATTCGTTTCTGCTCAACTCCCAGGCTGGCTTGCCGCTGTCGACGGAGGCATTGACAAAGATGTTTGCGCAGGTCTCACGTTGCTTGCCTGCGCCTGTCCTGAAGGAACTGAAAGAACGCACGGGCAAGGAATCTGTCACTCCGCACGATCTTCGCCACACGTCTGCTGCCGTGCGGCTCCATCAGCTGCTCGAACAAGGCGATGCGATGGACGAAGCGATCCAGAAACTGCGCACCTTCTTCGGCTGGTCCAAGACATCCTCGATGCCATCGCGGTATGCGCGGGCAGTATTCGAAGATCGCCTGGCTGGCGTGTGGAACGACGCGTTCGACGACCGCATAGCCTTGTTGCGCGCGCTTCCCAAGGGGCACTAG